One part of the Cyprinus carpio isolate SPL01 chromosome A25, ASM1834038v1, whole genome shotgun sequence genome encodes these proteins:
- the LOC109050672 gene encoding LOW QUALITY PROTEIN: F-box/LRR-repeat protein 3-like (The sequence of the model RefSeq protein was modified relative to this genomic sequence to represent the inferred CDS: inserted 1 base in 1 codon) produces MESPRLPTEIISYILSFLHVTDRKEASLVCKSWYDACQDHQKNVTFKFPVSTSSLDFIRELARRPRCGLVISRLDGSSLSRRVLLEVGLHLGPRLDRLALPGSSITEASLLGLLPHLTGLRKLDLQGLDSLFMSGAFLSREEHRRQVQNALRNLEELDLSDLRYLSDLSFNRLTSCTPRLCSLSLAGCHIAFEYDPYRGCPVGFGSSALVSLRNLLSLLQKQASTLHSLDLSRTSITPESLRSIAQVPGLRLEDLSLRGCKELTDYSMETLCKHQNGLKRLDLSACTELTSRTVLAVATELKELRSLSLSQDWKITDKGLAELMMLPCLRSLDLSECLHVSGADLVKGLSSPQPRAQLETLSLRNCAYIRDAVMFSLTQLLSRNLRELDLTSCVCLTDLSFHAITTYLPALVVLRLGWCKEISDWAPLDIVKHKKNCDPRDKEDKGPSFTRTVGNMGFFXPPTLPFQEKPRLVTEEDLGAFRDQEGASLLALRGLQELDLSACSRLTDTSITQVLRFPDLQRLSLSMLPEISDDSLVSVAHHCRSLTSLALNHCPQISDQGMARALPLLHRLQHLFLACCDTITNETLSIIALHCERLRTLDVSMCKDITVHQVDLLQFQLPFLEKVQCRIANGADFTMVL; encoded by the exons ATGGAGAGTCCACGTCTACCTACTGAG ATCATTTCCTATATACTGAGTTTTCTTCATGTAACGGATCGAAAGGAGGCATCACTAGTCTGTAAGAGTTGGTACGATGCATGCCAAGACCATCAG AAAAACGTCACTTTCAAGTTCCCTGTTTCCACATCTTCACTGGACTTCATCCGTGAACTTGCGAGGCGCCCTCGCTGTGGCCTAGTCATCAGCCGTCTTGATGGATCCAGCCTGTCAAGACGAGTACTTTTGGAGGTAGGGCTTCACCTCGGCCCTCGCTTGGACAGGTTGGCTCTACCTGGCAGCAGCATCACAGAGGCCTCCTTGCTGGGCCTCCTACCCCATCTGACCGGCCTCCGCAAGCTGGACCTTCAGGGGCTGGACAGCCTCTTTATGTCTGGAGCCTTTCTATCTAGAGAGGAGCACCGTCGACAG GTCCAGAACGCTTTGAGGAACCTGGAGGAACTGGACCTATCTGATCTGCGCTACCTCTCCGACCTCTCTTTCAACCGCCTGACGAGTTGCACGCCCAGGTTATGCAGTCTGTCCCTGGCTGGATGTCACATTGCTTTCGAGTATGACCCATACCGAGGTTGCCCGGTCGGGTTTGGCTCTTCCGCTCTAGTTTCCCTCCGTAACCTCCTGAGTCTCTTGCAGAAGCAGGCCTCCACGCTCCATAGCCTGGACCTGAGTCGCACCAGCATCACTCCCGAGTCGCTCCGCTCCATAGCTCAGGTGCCCGGCCTGCGTCTGGAGGATCTGAGTCTACGTGGCTGTAAAGAGCTGACAGACTACTCCATGGAAACCCTCTGCAAGCACCAGAACGGTCTGAAGAGGCTGGACCTCAGCGCGTGTACTGAGTTAACCAGCAGGACGGTGCTGGCTGTGGCCACTGAGCTGAAGGAGCTGCGGTCGCTGTCACTCTCACAGGACTGGAAGATTACAGATAAAGGCCTGGCCGAGCTGATGATGCTGCCATGCTTGAGGAGTCTGGACCTGTCCGAGTGCCTGCATGTCAGTGGTGCAGACCTGGTGAAGGGATTGTCCTCTCCACAGCCCAGGGCGCAGCTGGAGACCCTGAGCCTTAGAAACTGTGCTTACATAAGG GATGCAGTCATGTTCTCCCTGACGCAGCTGCTCAGCCGtaacctgagagagctggacctcaCGTCCTGCGTCTGCCTCACTGACCTGAGCTTTCACGCAATCACAACGTACCTGCCTGCGCTGGTGGTGCTGCGGCTCGGCTGGTGCAAAGAGATCTCTGATTGGGCTCCTCTGGatattgtaaaacacaaaaaaaattgtgatccAAGAGACAAAGAG GATAAAGGCCCAAGCTTTACTAGGACGGTTGGAAACATGGGCTTTT AACCTCCCACCCTGCCTTTCCAGGAGAAGCCACGTCTCGTGACTGAAGAGGACCTCGGGGCCTTTAGGGATCAGGAGGGAGCATCACTTTTGGCCCTCAGGGGTCTTCAGGAACTGGACCTGTCGGCCTGCTCCAGGTTAACTGACACCAGTATCACACAG GTGCTGCGTTTCCCAGACCTGCAGCGACTCTCGCTTTCTATGCTGCCTGAGATCAGCGACGACAGCTTGGTGTCCGTAGCCCATCACTGCCGCAGCCTCACCAGCCTGGCGCTCAACCACTGTCCCCAGATCAGTGACCAGGGCATGGCACGGGCCCTTCCGCTCCTCCACAGACTGCAGCATCTGTTCCTGGCCTGCTGTGACACGATCACTAATGA AACTCTTTCCATAATCGCACTGCACTGTGAGCGACTCCGGACCCTCGATGTGTCCATGTGCAAAGACATAACAGTGCACCAGGTAGACCTCCTCCAGTTTCAACTGCCTTTCCTCGAGAAAGTCCAGTGTCGCATTGCCAATGGCGCAGATTTTACTATGGTACTCTGA
- the LOC109050671 gene encoding engulfment and cell motility protein 3-like isoform X2 has product MQVVREQITRTLSSKPTSLELFKNKVNALNYSEILKLRQTERLHQEETLSPPVLELKERLKPELLELIRQQRLNRLCHGTLFRKISSRRRQDKLWYCRLSPNHKVLHYGDVEEQTETPSIEALQEKIPVADIKNVVTGKDCPHMKENKGKQTKEVLDLAFSITYDVEEYSLNFIASSRTDFCLWTDGLSVLLGKEMSSESMHSELEILLSMEIKLRLLDLENVPIPDTAPPIPKPPSNFNFCYDFSQAEQ; this is encoded by the exons ATGCAGGTCGTCCGGGAGCAGATCACCAGGACTCTGTCCAGCAAACCCACGTCTCTGGAGCTCTTCAAGAATAAGGTGAATGCACTGAACTACAGCGAGATTCTCAAACTGAGACAGACGGAAAGACTGCACCAGGAGGAGACGCTTTCTCCACCTGTGCT GGAACTGAAGGAACGTCTGAAGCCGGAGCTTCTGGAGCTCATCCGACAGCAGAGACTGAACCGGCTGTGTCACGGAACGCTCTTCCGGAAGATCAGCAGCCGACGGAGACAAG ataagcTGTGGTATTGTCGACTCTCTCCTAATCACAAAGTCCTGCACTATGGAGATGTGGAAGAGCAAACGGAAACGCCTTCCATCGAAGCTCTTCAGGAAAAGA TTCCTGTCGCAGACATCAAAAATGTGGTAACTGGGAAAGACTGTCCTCACATGAAGGAGAACAAGGGAAAACAGACCAAG GAGGTGTTGGACTTGGCTTTCAGCATCACATATGACGTTGAAGAGTATAGCTTGAATTTCATCGCCTCTTCCAGAACAGAT TTCTGTCTGTGGACGGATGGGCTCAGTGTGCTTCTGGGTAAAGAAATGAGCAGCGAGAGCATGCACAGCGAACTAGAGATTCTCCTCTCTATGGAAATCAAGCTCCGCCTCCTGGACCTGGAAAATGTCCCGATCCCAGACACAGCACCGCCAATCCCCAAACCACCCAGTAACTTCAACTTCTGCTACGACTTCAGCCAAGCCGAACAATAA
- the LOC109050673 gene encoding cyclic nucleotide-gated cation channel beta-1-like has translation MEYTDIAEVRSGWSQSPRNAQPLLNIQSLRMFNWVVKVVPHPPDTQEDLGEEAITSNGKTSNRDKFSSSKTCREEDQSSQTSKDSVQSGMLNWISNGFASTLPQPGSPLLTRANSDAKSLQNEGSVDRAGVIGWISQGIGKVVPQPDGKYIQEKTTESEDVTEVYEAKDLPDQEPLPHIPVVELMSEDEASDVEPTAQFPPNVMSWIKSGFQNAIPHHVNRPPNSSSSTPRSSQCSNKVYSPPPESVTSVTEIDSKTPSMMGWIVQGLGLSMPQPVLKNKEGCSEDGKIVQNAGSVQSASADLVLEEVDSEDDAQEKETCPTGNSPPNSQPQSQPQTPWSPEQSLPLSVTTPSQAHIELEDAETQTARWTPMIESIRREAEDTAILIMEERLIHERLAMARMAEEVARQTAEMAVRELAQARFGIQTIAEEPDDDDQELQVLQEEESDVEVIRNQIAECQVPSVKEFVPETQEAEAIDTAVTVETPVEEFKSSSPLQEESEPEPEPEPEELTRRRSPATPVKPKKNLSRSLSNLNPLPAPLFHKLIHRWRVQLLKRKAVALDNFNQFLKDIDVTLPKVPSMPNLPPTLSQITQQLPSLPPQLAQLPQQISQRFSKITPQFPNQTLFSAPSFPVQLSSLPQQLSKIPQQISSLPQKPAFRRRSPAFHSVPSSATLTFRAGSTNLSRNRMPKEQPQKTRDLELDRLVHQSPLHSPRTPSPSSPSSVLDLPNVPSYPRLPPITPSRQLSGVPNPAFHIEDDPTSARPTVSSTLSVHPAVNVEDVDSDQGKVGRRSRPIPPIINPQDPNLKTLTVPGARKANRTSVCRDRQPQTVWTKIKRLYSQDDEEEEELETAVRAWPSQSTTSSADDGLNQRPASSASQTSNVVNERLQELVKLFKERTERVKEKLIDPDNSDDETPPASPAKQAPVPPPEPPAEQKPEQEAAEAPAEKEEEKTKLLCHKVKPRSRIGRLLQYRFPSSIDPFTSLIYVLWLFCVSLAFNWNAWMIPVRWAFPYQTPDNIHVWLLIDYLCDAIYILDILAFQPRLQFVLHGDIVTGKKEMRNNYIKAVRFKLDVVSLLPLELLYFKTGINALLRLPRILKFMSFFEFNKRLEAILTNAYVYRVIRTTTYLLYAVHCNACLYYWGSSFEGLGFSEWTYDGTGNSYFRCYYFAVKTLLTIGGLPEPTTLFEIVFQLINYFIGVFVFSIMIGQMRDVVGAATAAQTNYRACVDNTVKYMASYRIPKDVQNRVKTWYSYTWQSQGILDEQELLDQLPDKMRLDIAVDVSYNIISKVPLFQGCDRQMMFDMLKSLRSVVYLPGDYVCKKDEVGREMYIIKAGEVQVVGGPDGKTVFVTLKAGAVFGEVSLLAVGGGNRRTANVVARGFSNLLILTKRDLNEIMVHYPVSQKLLRKRARKMLMKDKKPAEKKEEEKEPISIIPPRAEMPKLLKAVLEMTEKSGMKGTWSKLKDRNNRLSVSLQHSISSSVAPNSPVHEPFSDQDAETLSQISDTSMQIPTTPTSAGDGNVFAEEGSAEEETK, from the exons TCGCTTCAGAATGAAGGTTCTGTAGACAG GGCTGGAGTTATTGGCTGGATCTCACAGGGAATTGGAAAAGTGGTCCCACAGCCTGATGGGAAATACATACAGGAAAAGACAACAGAATCTGAAGACGTCACAGAG GTTTATGAGGCAAAGGACCTCCCAG ATCAGGAGCCTTTGCCACATATACCAGTAGTAGAACTGATGTCAGAAGACGAGGCGTCTGATGTGGAACCAACCGCTCAGTTCCCTCCTAA TGTAATGAGCTGGATAAAGAGTGGCTTCCAGAATGCTATTCCACACCATGTGAACAGACCCCCAAATTCCAGTTCGTCCACACCGAGGTCATCACAGTGCTCAAACAAAG TTTATTCACCTCCTCCAGAGTCAGTAACCAGCGTGACAGAGATCGATTCAAAAACTCCCAG TATGATGGGTTGGATTGTTCAGGGTCTGGGTCTTTCAATGCCACAACCGGTGCTTAAAAACAAAGAAGGATGTTCG GAGGACGGGAAGATTGTGCAAAATG CAGGCAGTGTTCAGTCAGCTTCTGCAGACCTCGTTCTTGAAGAGGTTGACTCTGAAGATGACGCTCAAGAAAAGGAAACATGTCCAACCGGGAACTCACCGCCAAATTCACAACCTCAGTCCCAACCACAAACACCGTGGTCACCAGAACAATCTCTTCCACTGAGTGTCACCACACCCTCACAAGCACACATAGAACTGGAGGACGCAGAGACCCAAACTGCACGATGGACACCCATGATTGAGAGCATCAGGAGAGAGGCGGAGGACACCGCTATATTAATTATGGAGGAACG GTTGATACATGAGCGTCTGGCGATGGCACGAATGGCAGAAGAGGTGGCACGTCAGACAGCAGAGATGGCTGTCAGGGAGTTGGCACAGGCCCGGTTTGGCATTCAGACCATTGCAGAAGAGCCAGATGATGATGATCAAGA ATTACAAGTGCTGCAGGAAGAGGAAAGTGATGTAGAAGTCATACGGAATCAAATTGCAGA GTGTCAAGTACCTTCAGTTAAAGAGTTTGTTCCAGAAACACAAGAGGCAGAGGCTATAGACACTGCGGTGACTGTTGAAACCCCTGTGGAGGAGTTCAAGTCCTCTTCACCTCTACAGGAGGAATCAGAGCCTGAACCTGAGCCTGAGCCTGAGGAGCTTACGAGGAGGAGGAGCCCAGCGACTCCAGTGAAGCCGAAGAAGAACCTGAGCCGATCACTCAGCAACCTCAATCCATTACCAGCACCTCTGTTTCACAAACTGATTCACCG GTGGAGAGTACAGCTCCTGAAGAGGAAAGCAGTG GCCCTTGACAACTTCAACCAATTCTTGAAAGACATCGATGTCACTTTGCCTAAAGTGCCTTCCATGCCCAATCTGCCCCCTACTCTCTCTCAAATCACCCAACAGCTGCCGTCACTTCCTCCTCAACTGGCACAGCTCCCTCAACAAATTTCCCAGCGATTCTCCAAAATCACCCCACAATTCCCAAACCAGACGCTTTTTAGTGCTCCCAGCTTCCCCGTGCAGTTATCCAGCCTCCCACAACAGCTGTCCAAAATACCACAACAAATATCCAGCCTCCCGCAAAAG CCAGCATTCCGCAGAAGATCTCCAGCATTCCACAGTGTGCCCAGCAGTGCTACTCTAACATTCAGAGCCGGCTCAACAAACTTAAGCCGGAACAGGATGCCCAAGGAGCAACCACAGAAGACTAGGGATCTGGAGTTGGACCGTCTTGTTCACCAGTCCCCACTCCATTCCCCCCGTACCCCTTCACCCTCTTCCCCAAGCTCTGTTCTAGACCTGCCCAATGTGCCCTCTTACCCCCGTCTGCCACCCATCACCCCTTCCAGGCAGTTGTCAGGTGTCCCCAACCCTGCCTTCCACATTGAGGACGACCCCACCTCTGCTAGACCCACAG TGAGCTCTACACTGAGTGTGCACCCGGCCGTGAATGTGGAAGATGTTGACTCCGACCAAGGGAAAGTAGGAAGGAGATCCCGTCCCATACCACCAATAATAAACCCACAGGACCCCAACCTCAAAACCCTCACTGTCCCTGGTGCCCGTAAAGCTAACCGGACAAG TGTATGCAGAGACAGACAACCACAGACAGTTTGGACCAAGAT CAAGAGACTTTACTCACaagatgatgaggaagaggaggaattAGAAACTGCAGTCCGTGCCTGGCCAAGCCAGAGTACCACCTCGAGCGCAGATGATGG GCTAAATCAACGGCCAGCCTCTTCAGCCAGCCAAACTAGTAATGTAGTAAATGAGAGGTTACAGGAGCTGGTCAAGCTGTTCAAAGAGAGAACAGAGCGAGTCAAAGAGAAGCTGATTGATCCAGATAACTCAGATGATGAAACACCACCTGCCT CCCCAGCTAAGCAAGCTCCAGTTCCTCCTCCTGAACCTCCAGCAGAGCAGAAACCAGAGCAGGAGGCGGCCGAGGCCCCTGCTgagaaagaagaggagaaaaCAAAGCTCCTGTGCCATAAAGTGAAACCTCGGTCCAGGATTGGTCGGCTTCTGCAGTACCGTTTTCCATCCAGCATTGACCCTTTCACTA GTCTGATCTACGTGCTTTGGCTGTTTTGCGTGTCTTTGGCGTTTAACTGGAATGCGTGGATGATTCCTGTGCGTTGGGCATTTCCATATCAAACACCGGATAACATCCATGTGTGGCTGTTGATTGACTACTTATGTGATGCCATCTATATACTGGACATCCTGGCCTTTCAACCCAGACTGCAGTTTGTGCTTCATGGGGACATTGTG aCTGGCAAGAAAGAGATGAGAAATAATTACATCAAAGCTGTACGATTCAAG CTGGATGTGGTCAGTCTGCTTCCTCTGGAGCTTCTGTACTTCAAAACAGGGATTAATGCACTTCTCCGCTTACCCAGGATCCTAAAG tttatgtCTTTCTTTGAGTTTAACAAGCGTCTGGAAGCTATACTGACCAACGCTTACGTCTACAG AGTTATTCGAACCACCACCTACCTACTGTATGCCGTCCACTGCAATGCCTGTCTGTACTACTGGGGCTCTTCATTTGAAGGTCTGGGTTTCTCAGAATGGACCTATGATGGGACAGGCAATAG TTATTTTCGCTGCTACTACTTTGCTGTGAAGACTTTGCTGACCATTGGTGGCCTGCCAGAACCCACAACACTTTTTGAGATTGTGTTTCAGCTCATCAATTACTTTATTGGAGTGTTTGTGTTCTCCATCATGATTGGTCAG ATGAGAGACGTTGTTGGTGCAGCGACTGCGGCTCAGACAAACTATCGTGCCTGTGTGGATAACACAGTGAAGTACATGGCTTCCTACCGCATCCCTAAAGATGTGCAGAACAGAGTGAAAACCTGGTACAGCTACACCTGGCAGTCCCAAGGCATCCTGG ATGAACAAGAGCTACTAGATCAACTACCTGACAAGATGAGGCTGGATATAGCCGTGGACGTCAGCTACAACATTATCAGTAAAGTGCCACTCTTCCAG GGCTGTGATAGACAGATGATGTTTGACATGCTGAAGAGTCTCAGATCAGTGGTGTACCTTCCTGGAGACTATGTCTGCAAGAAG gaTGAAGTGGGCCGTGAGATGTACATCATAAAGGCAGGAGAAGTCCAGGTAGTCGGTGGCCCTGATGGAAAGACAGTGTTTGTGACCCTGAAAGCAGGAGCTGTGTTTGGAGAGGTCAG CTTGCTTGCTGTGGGTGGAGGAAACCGGCGGACAGCTAATGTCGTAGCACGTGGTTTTTCTAACCTTCTCATCTTGACCAAAAGGGACCTGAATGAGATCATGGTGCACTATCCAGTGTCCCAGAAACTGCTGCGCAAGAGAGCAAG GAAAATGTTAATGAAGGATAAAAAGCCTGCTgagaagaaagaggaagaaaaggaGCCCATCTCGATTATTCCTCCTCGTGCCGAGATGCCCAAACTGTTAAAAGCAGTTCTGGAGATGACAGAGAAATCAGGAATGAAAGGAACATGGTCCAAACTTAAGGATAGGAACAATAGATTGAGTGTCTCCTTGCAG CACTCCATCTCTTCTTCTGTGGCACCCAACTCACCAGTCCATGAACCGTTCTCAGATCAAGATGCAGAAACTCTGTCTCAGATATCAGACACCTCAATGCAAATCCCCACAACCCCCACCAGCGCTGGAGACGGGAATGTATTTGCTGAAGAGGGTTCAGCGGAGGAGGAAACTAAATAG
- the LOC109050671 gene encoding engulfment and cell motility protein 3-like isoform X1 has translation MPQQKDIVKIAIQMPGAYPQLIQLDQKKPLTAVIKEVCDKWNLPGPDNYALQYADGIQTYITESNRIDIKNGSILRLTKAPGRCAEDLYKGIQSSDSGVRCDSLKLLADVSTDITFAQEFISRDGHSLLVKIVEDAHEAPLIMTHTLSAFMELMDHGIVSWENLSSVFIKKIASFVNAKVLDTSIQQVSLAILESMVLSSSSLFNEVKQEITLERLISHLQVTNQQLQTKAMALLMAMLLAGGEADRQELFEFLEKRNLRQYIHKNIIHSSSSVGDEMAHYLYVLQTVRLNHLEARMRTPLDSYNQEQRDMLHGLRQAAFEMESESGLSNERRRSLCAKEFKKLGFSNNSNPGLDLSRCPPGLLALDTMAYFASRYPDAYSRFVLENSSREDKHECPFARSSIQLTLILCEILRIGEPPSETGSDYHPIFFAQDRLLEELFCICIQLLNKTWKEMRATQEDFDKVMQVVREQITRTLSSKPTSLELFKNKVNALNYSEILKLRQTERLHQEETLSPPVLELKERLKPELLELIRQQRLNRLCHGTLFRKISSRRRQDKLWYCRLSPNHKVLHYGDVEEQTETPSIEALQEKIPVADIKNVVTGKDCPHMKENKGKQTKEVLDLAFSITYDVEEYSLNFIASSRTDFCLWTDGLSVLLGKEMSSESMHSELEILLSMEIKLRLLDLENVPIPDTAPPIPKPPSNFNFCYDFSQAEQ, from the exons ACCGCATAGACATCAAAAACGGCAGCATCCTGCGTTTAACCAAAGCACCA GGCCGTTGTGCTGAAGATCTGTACAAAGGCATTCAGAGTTCAGACTCCGGCGTGCGCTGTGACTCTCTGAAGCTGCTGGCCGACGTTTCCACCGACATCACATTCGCTCAAGAGTTCATCAGCCGTGATGGGCACTCCCTGCTCGTCAAAATAGTGGAGGACGCTCACGA ggCTCCTCTGATAATGACACACACTCTTAGTGCTTTCATGGAGCTCATGGATCATGGCATTGTGTCCTGGGAGAATCTGTCCAGCGTCTTTATCAAAAAG ATCGCCAGTTTTGTGAATGCAAAGGTTCTGGACACGTCTATCCAGCAGGTGTCGCTGGCGATCTTGGAGAGCATGGTGCTCAGCAGCAGTAGTTTGTTTAATGAGGTCAAACAAGAAATCACCCTTGAGAGGCTCATTTCCCATCTGCAGGT AACAAACCAGCAGCTGCAGACTAAGGCCATGGCTCTGCTGATGGCGATGCTGCTGGCTGGTGGTgaggcagacagacag GAGCTCTTTGAATTTCTTGAGAAAAGGAACCTGCGCCAGTATATTCACAAG AACATCATCCACAGTTCTAGTTCGGTTGGAGATGAGATGGCCCACTACCTCTATGTGCTGCAGACGGTCCGTCTGAACCACCTGGAGGCCCGTATGAGGACACCTCTGGACTCCTACAACCAG GAGCAGAGGGACATGCTTCACGGGCTCAGGCAGGCCGCATTTGAGATGGAAAGCGAGAGCGGTCTGAGTAACGAACGAAGACGTTCCCTCTGCGCTAAAGAGTTTAAGAAACTTGGCTTCTCT AATAACAGTAATCCTGGTCTGGACCTGAGCCGGTGTCCTCCGGGTCTCCTGGCGTTGGACACCATGGCGTATTTTGCCTCCCGTTACCCTGACGCATACAGCAGA TTTGTGCTGGAGAACAGCAGCAGAGAGGACAAACACGAGTGTCCGTTTGCCCGCAGCAGCATTCAGCTCACTCTCATCTTGTGTGAGATCTTGCGCATCGGAGAACCCC CTTCTGAGACCGGCTCGGACTATCATCCCATCTTCTTTGCTCAGGACCGACTGCTGGAGGAGCTTTTCTGCATCTGCATTCAGCTCCTCAACAAGACGTGGAAGGAGATGAGAGCCACGCAGGAAGACTTTGATAAG GTGATGCAGGTCGTCCGGGAGCAGATCACCAGGACTCTGTCCAGCAAACCCACGTCTCTGGAGCTCTTCAAGAATAAGGTGAATGCACTGAACTACAGCGAGATTCTCAAACTGAGACAGACGGAAAGACTGCACCAGGAGGAGACGCTTTCTCCACCTGTGCT GGAACTGAAGGAACGTCTGAAGCCGGAGCTTCTGGAGCTCATCCGACAGCAGAGACTGAACCGGCTGTGTCACGGAACGCTCTTCCGGAAGATCAGCAGCCGACGGAGACAAG ataagcTGTGGTATTGTCGACTCTCTCCTAATCACAAAGTCCTGCACTATGGAGATGTGGAAGAGCAAACGGAAACGCCTTCCATCGAAGCTCTTCAGGAAAAGA TTCCTGTCGCAGACATCAAAAATGTGGTAACTGGGAAAGACTGTCCTCACATGAAGGAGAACAAGGGAAAACAGACCAAG GAGGTGTTGGACTTGGCTTTCAGCATCACATATGACGTTGAAGAGTATAGCTTGAATTTCATCGCCTCTTCCAGAACAGAT TTCTGTCTGTGGACGGATGGGCTCAGTGTGCTTCTGGGTAAAGAAATGAGCAGCGAGAGCATGCACAGCGAACTAGAGATTCTCCTCTCTATGGAAATCAAGCTCCGCCTCCTGGACCTGGAAAATGTCCCGATCCCAGACACAGCACCGCCAATCCCCAAACCACCCAGTAACTTCAACTTCTGCTACGACTTCAGCCAAGCCGAACAATAA